Proteins from a single region of Nitrospira sp.:
- a CDS encoding YezD family protein: MDQETRRPYADQEVEQAIRFALKGIRFGSVEITVHDSRVVQIERKEKIRIERS; this comes from the coding sequence ATTGACCAGGAGACGAGAAGACCGTATGCGGATCAGGAAGTTGAGCAGGCAATTCGATTCGCATTGAAAGGGATTCGATTTGGGTCTGTTGAAATTACCGTCCACGACTCGAGAGTGGTGCAGATTGAACGGAAAGAGAAAATACGAATCGAACGTTCCTAG
- a CDS encoding helix-turn-helix domain-containing protein, protein MRTQDQRTQDAVQFTNRLRSVRMKLGLSQGELATRAGVTRQAVSAIESNLYLPTTAVALKLASVLECHVEDLFSLAPTEDCIEGTLIGHLPYAETSTQPIRVKVSTVGKRTVVRPVTDLGDQLSFAVPADGYVTAADRTLSGNAVRVTLSRDRDAIAQEISVAGCDPAIFLVGEHLRHHRDRTSVVGWQMGSMAALQALQRGEVHVAGLHLFDPITGESNLPFLKRTVKESSYDVVTFATWEEGFLVRRGNPKSIRTAADLAESMVTVVNREEGSGARLLLDQRLQSSGVVPMHVQGYDRIVSSHFEVARTIAERHADVGIGIRSAAQHFDLDFVPLQTARYDLVVPKSYLKSHPTLPHLFETLVSRPFRNEIAALGGYDTSETGKVHTVRAT, encoded by the coding sequence ATGCGCACCCAAGATCAACGCACTCAAGACGCAGTTCAGTTCACGAACCGCCTTCGATCTGTTCGCATGAAGTTGGGGCTTTCTCAGGGCGAACTTGCTACGCGAGCGGGCGTTACCCGACAAGCCGTCTCGGCTATTGAATCAAACCTCTACCTCCCCACGACGGCCGTTGCCCTGAAGCTGGCGTCGGTCTTGGAGTGCCATGTCGAGGATCTGTTCAGCCTTGCTCCCACTGAGGACTGCATTGAGGGGACTCTGATTGGCCATCTCCCATATGCCGAGACAAGTACTCAACCGATCCGCGTGAAAGTCTCTACCGTTGGAAAGCGAACGGTCGTACGGCCTGTCACCGATCTGGGCGATCAACTGTCCTTCGCCGTTCCAGCCGACGGCTATGTCACCGCAGCAGACAGAACGCTATCCGGTAATGCGGTCCGGGTCACACTTTCACGCGATCGAGACGCGATCGCACAAGAAATATCCGTGGCCGGTTGTGACCCGGCGATTTTCTTGGTCGGCGAACATTTACGGCACCACAGAGACCGAACAAGCGTCGTAGGTTGGCAGATGGGAAGCATGGCGGCACTCCAAGCCCTGCAGCGCGGCGAGGTGCATGTCGCAGGACTCCATCTCTTTGATCCAATCACAGGTGAGTCCAATCTGCCGTTTCTTAAACGAACGGTGAAAGAGTCCAGCTACGATGTCGTAACGTTCGCCACCTGGGAGGAAGGGTTCCTCGTTCGACGGGGCAATCCAAAGTCTATTCGTACGGCTGCAGACCTTGCAGAGTCCATGGTGACAGTGGTGAATCGGGAAGAGGGCTCTGGGGCGAGATTGTTGCTGGACCAGCGGCTGCAATCCTCCGGAGTTGTCCCGATGCATGTGCAAGGGTACGACCGGATCGTATCGTCGCACTTTGAGGTTGCGAGAACTATTGCCGAACGACACGCAGACGTCGGAATTGGAATACGATCTGCTGCCCAACACTTTGATTTGGACTTTGTGCCGCTCCAGACAGCCCGCTATGACCTGGTAGTGCCGAAATCATACCTCAAGTCCCATCCAACCTTGCCGCACCTCTTTGAGACGCTGGTCAGCCGCCCATTCCGCAATGAGATTGCCGCTCTTGGCGGATATGACACGAGTGAAACGGGAAAAGTCCACACCGTACGCGCCACCTAG
- a CDS encoding alginate export family protein, which translates to MLKSMLYWAFAFTLLTVAATNPVHAVEYGELVQKDGQWIFKNTEDSVFKLMRDTGWITNERYYQVSERTGKNWIEPADAVLNQRRDIEWNRYLKTGLQLPDWIDLGLEQRTRFESVDHPWRTSQIVGNGQTDAQFALRSRVRFGLGGDGPLRFLFEGQDSRSFMDNARGDFRDTTTVNEFDILQLLGSLTLKNVLGTGLRTDFHFGRMTMDFGRRRMVARNDYRNTSNAFDGFHWQIGQGQTWRFRGFFVEPVIRDFVTLDRQNDKSLFWGTYFESKHFPWFQTDAYYFGLNDVRLRNVANRRTYSTFGGRLYKDPKPGEMDYEIETTWQFGTRGITDHFAHFQHLDIGYMFDLPWTPRLLFHFDYASGDHKPNDSQDEGFDTLFGARRWEYGPTGIFLPFFRTNLISPGWRLVVTPAPNLILQVKHRVWYLAQNKDFFGSSGLRDITGNSGGSLGHDVELRAQYAVSANLDFDFGYVHWFKGAYFNSPAILTQMPAGGNKDSDYFYASVRVRI; encoded by the coding sequence ATGTTGAAGAGCATGTTGTACTGGGCGTTCGCATTCACCCTCCTCACCGTTGCAGCAACCAACCCAGTCCACGCCGTCGAATATGGAGAACTGGTCCAGAAGGATGGACAATGGATCTTCAAAAACACGGAAGACTCGGTGTTCAAGCTCATGCGTGATACTGGGTGGATCACAAATGAGAGATACTACCAGGTTTCAGAACGCACCGGGAAAAACTGGATCGAGCCAGCCGATGCAGTACTCAATCAGCGGCGAGATATTGAGTGGAATCGATATTTGAAAACTGGATTACAATTGCCGGACTGGATCGATCTGGGGCTCGAACAGCGAACCCGTTTCGAGTCGGTGGACCATCCATGGCGGACAAGCCAGATCGTCGGAAATGGACAGACGGACGCACAATTTGCACTGCGCTCGCGTGTTCGGTTTGGATTGGGAGGGGACGGACCATTGCGATTCCTGTTCGAGGGGCAGGATTCGCGCTCCTTCATGGACAACGCCCGAGGCGATTTTCGAGATACCACCACGGTTAATGAATTTGACATCTTACAATTACTCGGCTCATTGACTTTGAAGAATGTCCTGGGAACCGGTTTACGGACCGACTTTCATTTTGGACGCATGACGATGGACTTCGGCCGACGCCGGATGGTTGCGCGAAATGATTACCGGAACACCTCCAACGCCTTTGATGGGTTTCATTGGCAAATCGGCCAAGGTCAGACCTGGCGCTTCCGGGGATTCTTTGTTGAACCCGTCATCCGAGATTTCGTGACCCTCGACCGTCAAAACGACAAGTCACTTTTTTGGGGAACCTACTTTGAAAGCAAGCATTTCCCCTGGTTTCAGACAGATGCCTACTACTTCGGGTTGAACGATGTCAGGTTGAGGAATGTCGCCAACCGTCGGACCTATTCCACGTTCGGAGGCCGTTTGTACAAGGACCCCAAGCCGGGAGAAATGGATTATGAAATCGAGACCACCTGGCAGTTCGGGACGAGAGGGATAACCGACCACTTTGCCCATTTTCAGCATCTGGATATCGGCTATATGTTCGATTTGCCCTGGACCCCCAGACTACTCTTTCACTTCGACTATGCGAGCGGAGATCACAAGCCCAATGACAGCCAGGACGAAGGGTTCGACACCTTGTTCGGCGCCCGGCGCTGGGAGTATGGCCCGACCGGGATCTTCCTTCCATTTTTTAGAACGAACCTCATTTCGCCCGGTTGGCGACTAGTCGTCACCCCGGCACCAAACTTGATTTTGCAAGTAAAACATCGTGTCTGGTATCTCGCGCAGAACAAGGATTTCTTCGGCAGTTCCGGCCTGCGAGATATCACGGGAAACTCCGGTGGCTCTCTCGGACACGATGTGGAGCTTCGTGCGCAGTATGCCGTCAGCGCCAACCTGGACTTCGATTTTGGGTATGTCCATTGGTTCAAAGGTGCCTATTTCAACAGTCCCGCCATTCTTACCCAAATGCCAGCCGGTGGAAACAAGGATAGCGATTATTTCTATGCCTCCGTGCGAGTCAGGATCTAG
- the modA gene encoding molybdate ABC transporter substrate-binding protein, with protein MKQRLLAWCLCVIVSAATTPAFAEQVLVAVAANFIPPFREIALEFEKSTGHQLQVAGGSSGNFYSQIKNGAPFDVFFSADMERPKLLEDEGLGVKDSRFTYAIGRLVLWSPNENLITGEETLRSKQYKRLAIANPKTAPYGVAAMQAMQRLTLWDSLQSQLVMGESLGQTMGFIESGNAQLGFVALSQVLAPKIKGKGSRWDVPTNLHEPINQGVLLLAKAKDNQAAKALMEFIGGPQAKKIIERYGYELK; from the coding sequence ATGAAACAGAGACTACTGGCCTGGTGCCTATGTGTGATCGTGAGTGCGGCGACGACGCCGGCCTTTGCCGAACAGGTGTTGGTCGCGGTTGCAGCCAATTTCATTCCACCGTTCCGCGAGATCGCGCTGGAGTTTGAAAAATCGACTGGACATCAGCTTCAGGTCGCGGGAGGGTCCTCCGGTAATTTCTATTCACAAATTAAGAACGGCGCACCGTTCGATGTGTTCTTCTCTGCAGATATGGAACGTCCCAAGCTCTTGGAAGACGAAGGCCTGGGCGTCAAGGATTCCCGCTTCACGTATGCTATCGGTCGTCTGGTGCTGTGGAGTCCGAACGAGAACCTGATCACGGGTGAGGAGACGCTCCGATCGAAACAATACAAGCGGCTGGCCATAGCCAATCCCAAGACCGCACCGTACGGTGTGGCGGCCATGCAGGCCATGCAAAGGCTGACGCTGTGGGACAGCCTCCAGTCCCAACTCGTCATGGGGGAGAGTCTCGGCCAAACCATGGGGTTCATTGAATCCGGGAATGCTCAATTGGGGTTTGTCGCCTTGTCACAGGTGCTGGCCCCGAAGATCAAGGGGAAAGGCAGTCGCTGGGATGTCCCCACTAACCTGCACGAACCGATTAACCAGGGTGTGCTTTTGCTCGCAAAAGCAAAGGACAATCAGGCGGCAAAAGCGCTGATGGAATTCATTGGCGGTCCGCAAGCCAAGAAGATTATCGAACGCTATGGGTATGAGTTGAAATAG
- the modB gene encoding molybdate ABC transporter permease subunit: MDILTNLDLSALWVSVRLATMTVILLLIIGTPLAWWLAHTRSRLRPIVEAAVALPIVLPPTVLGFYILVALGPHGPFGRFANLSLAFTFTGLVIASVFYSMPFVIQPLQSAFEAVGKAPLEAAWSLRASKLDAFLTVASPIALRGYISAIVLGFAHTMGEFGVVLMVGGSIPGETRVLSTTIFEHVEVMEYAQAHVISAFMLIFSFLVLLTVYIVNRRFPIHVS; the protein is encoded by the coding sequence ATGGACATTTTAACGAACCTCGATCTGAGCGCGCTGTGGGTCAGCGTGCGACTGGCCACAATGACCGTGATCCTTCTACTCATCATCGGCACGCCGCTGGCGTGGTGGCTCGCCCACACCCGATCCCGATTGAGGCCGATCGTAGAAGCCGCCGTCGCGCTGCCGATCGTCCTTCCTCCCACGGTACTAGGGTTTTACATTCTGGTCGCGTTGGGTCCTCACGGACCGTTTGGCCGTTTTGCCAATCTTTCACTGGCGTTCACATTCACCGGATTGGTGATCGCCTCAGTCTTCTATTCAATGCCCTTTGTGATACAACCGCTGCAAAGCGCGTTTGAAGCAGTGGGCAAAGCTCCGTTGGAAGCGGCCTGGTCGCTTCGTGCATCAAAGCTCGATGCCTTTCTGACCGTGGCCTCTCCGATCGCTCTACGGGGATATATCAGCGCCATCGTGCTCGGGTTCGCCCATACTATGGGAGAGTTTGGCGTTGTACTGATGGTCGGCGGATCGATCCCGGGAGAAACTCGCGTCCTCTCCACAACGATCTTCGAGCATGTGGAAGTGATGGAATATGCCCAGGCCCATGTGATTTCAGCGTTCATGTTGATCTTTTCGTTTCTTGTGTTGCTGACGGTGTATATCGTCAATCGCCGATTTCCCATTCATGTCTCATGA